One window from the genome of Bacteroidota bacterium encodes:
- a CDS encoding acyl-CoA reductase, translated as MELNEILNALHYTGRVFSDKNDAELLIAMHKAYVANPWFTPENIALSVNYWSKKLTPESLQQWIEREQIGNNPAPKTVGIIAAGNIPLVGLHDILSVLITGNRAIIKPSSEDEALIQFFIATMVQANPEMANYLQTTERIEKLEAVIATGSNNTARYFEYYFGKYPNVIRKNRNSIAVLTGDESPETLTKIAGDITGYFGKGCRNVTQVWMPKGFDIVKFIDNTLPYSDLINHNKYANNYVYHRALFLMNMDTHLDNGFMLFREDKKIYAPIGTVNYTFYDDLSDVKAFIAEHTEEIQCVVSEADLGNVVAPGETQNPALWDYADGVNTIEFLKGI; from the coding sequence ATGGAACTGAACGAGATTTTAAACGCATTACACTATACAGGCCGCGTATTTAGCGATAAAAATGATGCTGAACTTTTGATTGCCATGCACAAGGCATACGTGGCAAACCCTTGGTTTACGCCTGAAAACATTGCCTTATCTGTGAATTATTGGAGTAAGAAACTTACGCCCGAAAGTTTGCAGCAATGGATTGAGCGCGAGCAAATAGGCAACAACCCCGCCCCAAAAACAGTAGGTATTATCGCCGCGGGAAATATCCCGTTGGTAGGGCTGCACGATATTTTGAGCGTATTGATAACCGGCAACCGTGCTATCATAAAACCATCCAGCGAAGACGAAGCTTTGATACAGTTTTTTATCGCTACTATGGTGCAGGCCAATCCTGAAATGGCTAATTACCTGCAAACTACTGAGCGTATTGAAAAGCTTGAAGCGGTGATAGCTACCGGTAGTAATAACACTGCCCGCTATTTTGAATACTATTTTGGTAAATACCCTAATGTAATCCGCAAAAACCGCAACAGTATTGCTGTGCTTACGGGGGATGAAAGCCCCGAAACGCTTACTAAGATTGCGGGCGATATTACAGGGTATTTTGGCAAAGGCTGCCGCAACGTTACCCAAGTATGGATGCCCAAAGGGTTTGATATTGTTAAGTTTATTGATAATACCCTGCCCTATAGCGATTTGATAAACCATAATAAGTATGCAAACAACTACGTGTACCACCGTGCGTTGTTTTTAATGAATATGGATACCCACCTTGATAACGGGTTTATGCTGTTTAGGGAGGATAAAAAGATTTACGCCCCCATAGGTACCGTTAACTATACTTTTTATGACGATTTGAGTGATGTTAAGGCTTTTATTGCTGAACATACCGAGGAAATACAGTGCGTGGTAAGTGAGGCTGATTTGGGCAACGTGGTTGCCCCCGGTGAAACCCAAAATCCTGCCTTGTGGGATTATGCTGACGGGGTGAATACCATTGAATTTTTGAAGGGGATTTGA